A genomic stretch from Methylorubrum extorquens includes:
- the coxA gene encoding cytochrome c oxidase subunit I (Evidence 2b : Function from indirect experimental evidences (e.g. phenotypes); Product type e : enzyme) — protein sequence MSGASSDASTLANPRELDLGLPVSYLGEGHSVASWLFTTDHKRIAILYALSITFFFFIGGAAATLVRLELFTPQGDVVGADTYNKLFSLHGIVMVWFFLIPSIPTTMGNFLLPLMIGARDLAFPKLNLISWYLNLAGGLLTLAAVLAGGIDTGWTFYVPYSTVFSNTFVTLAVLGVFVSGFSTIATGVNFIATVHYLRAPGMTWFRLPLFVWSMYTTSLIFVLATPVLALTLVLVIAERTFNLPIFDPARGGDPILFQHLFWFYSHPAVYIMILPAMGVISEVITCYARRRIFGYSFMVYALVAIAVIGFFTWGHHMFTSGMSPFAALVFSFLSFIVAVPSAIKVFNWTATLYRGQIGFESPMLYALGFLGLFTMGGLTGLFLASVPIDVHVQDTYFVVAHFHYIMVGASVSAYFAGLHFWWPKVTGRMYPESWARFAALLMFFGFNLTFFPQFIAGYLGMPRRYYAYPPEFQVWNVLSSSGAAVLAVAYLMPLGYLTWSLFYGSRALNDPWNASGLEWRTTSPPPRQNFFGNPEVLGRPYDYHPESAAPAEDDRIAEQGALT from the coding sequence ATGAGCGGCGCCTCTTCCGATGCCTCGACGCTGGCCAATCCGCGCGAATTGGATCTCGGCCTGCCGGTCAGCTATCTCGGCGAGGGCCATTCCGTCGCCTCCTGGCTGTTCACCACCGATCACAAGCGCATCGCGATCCTCTACGCGCTGTCGATCACGTTCTTCTTCTTCATCGGCGGCGCGGCCGCCACCCTGGTGCGGCTGGAGCTGTTCACGCCGCAGGGCGACGTCGTCGGCGCCGACACCTACAACAAGCTGTTCTCGCTGCACGGCATCGTCATGGTGTGGTTCTTCCTCATCCCGTCGATCCCGACGACGATGGGGAACTTCCTGCTGCCGCTGATGATCGGCGCACGCGACCTCGCCTTCCCCAAGCTCAACCTGATCTCGTGGTATCTCAACTTGGCCGGCGGGCTGCTGACGCTCGCCGCCGTGCTGGCGGGGGGCATCGACACCGGCTGGACCTTCTACGTCCCCTACTCGACGGTGTTCTCGAACACCTTCGTCACGCTCGCCGTGCTCGGCGTGTTCGTGTCGGGCTTCTCGACCATCGCCACGGGGGTGAACTTCATCGCCACGGTGCATTACCTGCGGGCGCCCGGCATGACGTGGTTCCGCCTGCCGCTCTTCGTCTGGTCGATGTACACGACGAGCCTGATCTTCGTGCTCGCCACGCCGGTGCTGGCCCTGACGCTGGTCCTCGTCATCGCCGAGCGCACCTTCAACCTGCCGATCTTCGATCCGGCGCGGGGCGGTGACCCGATCCTGTTCCAGCACCTGTTCTGGTTCTACTCGCACCCGGCCGTCTACATCATGATCCTGCCGGCGATGGGCGTGATCTCGGAGGTCATCACCTGCTACGCGCGGCGGCGCATCTTCGGCTACTCGTTCATGGTCTACGCCCTGGTGGCGATCGCGGTAATCGGCTTCTTCACCTGGGGCCACCACATGTTCACCTCGGGCATGTCGCCGTTTGCCGCCCTGGTCTTCTCGTTCCTGTCCTTCATCGTGGCGGTGCCCTCGGCGATCAAAGTGTTCAACTGGACCGCCACGCTCTACCGCGGCCAGATCGGCTTTGAATCGCCGATGCTCTACGCGCTTGGCTTCCTCGGCCTGTTCACCATGGGCGGGCTGACTGGCCTGTTCCTGGCTTCCGTGCCGATCGACGTGCACGTGCAGGACACCTACTTCGTCGTCGCCCATTTCCACTACATCATGGTCGGCGCCTCGGTCTCGGCCTACTTCGCCGGCCTGCATTTCTGGTGGCCGAAGGTGACGGGGCGGATGTATCCGGAGAGCTGGGCGCGGTTTGCCGCGCTGCTGATGTTCTTCGGCTTCAACCTGACTTTCTTCCCGCAATTCATCGCCGGCTATCTCGGCATGCCGCGGCGCTACTACGCCTATCCGCCGGAGTTCCAGGTCTGGAACGTGCTGTCGTCCTCGGGCGCGGCCGTGCTTGCGGTGGCCTACCTCATGCCGCTCGGCTACCTCACCTGGTCGCTGTTCTATGGCAGCCGTGCCCTCAACGACCCGTGGAACGCCTCGGGGCTCGAATGGCGCACCACGTCTCCGCCGCCGCGCCAGAACTTCTTCGGCAACCCGGAAGTGCTCGGCCGCCCCTACGATTATCACCCCGAGAGCGCGGCGCCGGCCGAGGACGATCGCATCG
- a CDS encoding putative Cytochrome c oxidase, subunit II (coxB-like) (Evidence 3 : Putative function from multiple computational evidences; Product type e : enzyme) codes for MLDSLIPAFLRPESASVQAAKVDTIFVGLLLISSAIVLLVVGLVLTFAIRFRRGSPAKRGEMPSVVSREFEIGWTAATLFIFVFIFWWAASVEIVAFSPPKDAIEIHVVGKQWMWKTQGPSGTREINELHVPVGAPVRLLLTSQDVIHSFYVPAFRLKRDALPYQQTETWFQATKTGTYHLLCTEYCGTDHSRMLGRVIVMEPQDYAQWLTRQPERDGLAELGERLFSARGCSGCHNAGTKVHAPSLAGIWGQSVPLEGGRMASVDEAYIRDSILQPQRDVVAGYEPIMPSYEGKLSDGEIQALTAYIRHGTDRFDLIGSLNLATAQNICAPGLTPQDGAANQTLRSPAMVPGAPASGETPQ; via the coding sequence ATGCTCGATTCCCTGATCCCCGCCTTCCTGCGACCGGAATCGGCCTCCGTTCAGGCGGCGAAGGTCGATACGATCTTCGTCGGCCTCTTGCTGATCTCCTCGGCCATCGTCCTGCTCGTGGTCGGGCTGGTCCTGACCTTCGCGATCCGGTTCCGCCGCGGCTCCCCAGCTAAGCGCGGCGAGATGCCGAGCGTCGTTTCCCGCGAATTCGAGATCGGCTGGACCGCCGCGACGCTCTTCATCTTCGTCTTCATCTTCTGGTGGGCGGCCTCGGTGGAGATCGTCGCCTTCTCGCCGCCGAAGGATGCCATCGAGATCCACGTCGTCGGCAAGCAATGGATGTGGAAGACGCAAGGGCCGAGCGGCACGCGCGAGATCAATGAGCTGCATGTCCCGGTCGGCGCGCCGGTGCGCCTGCTTCTGACGTCGCAGGACGTGATCCACTCGTTCTACGTCCCGGCCTTCCGCCTGAAGCGCGACGCCCTGCCCTACCAGCAGACCGAGACGTGGTTTCAGGCGACCAAGACAGGCACCTATCACCTGCTCTGCACTGAGTATTGCGGCACCGACCACTCGCGCATGCTGGGCCGGGTGATCGTGATGGAGCCGCAGGACTACGCGCAATGGCTCACACGGCAGCCCGAGCGGGACGGCCTCGCCGAACTCGGCGAACGGCTCTTCTCCGCGCGCGGCTGCTCCGGCTGCCATAACGCCGGTACGAAGGTGCACGCGCCTTCGCTCGCCGGGATCTGGGGGCAGTCGGTGCCGCTGGAAGGCGGACGCATGGCAAGCGTGGACGAAGCTTACATCCGCGACTCGATCCTTCAGCCTCAGCGCGATGTGGTCGCCGGCTACGAGCCGATCATGCCGAGCTACGAGGGCAAACTCTCCGACGGCGAGATCCAGGCGCTCACCGCCTATATCCGCCATGGCACCGACCGGTTCGACCTGATCGGCTCGCTCAACCTTGCGACCGCGCAGAACATCTGCGCGCCCGGCCTGACCCCGCAGGACGGCGCCGCGAACCAGACCCTGCGCAGCCCCGCCATGGTGCCCGGCGCGCCCGCTTCGGGAGAGACGCCGCAATGA
- a CDS encoding protein of unknown function (Evidence 5 : Unknown function) — protein MSDAARGQLHTRVHDVVVGHAPPGTEAPDIRLKPLLLTGLFIVVFTAVTIGGLRYYYNRQGLGPLVQTARMFPAPRLQQSPAADLAAMLRDQRAKLDGYAWIDRANGIARMPIEEAMRRLAERGNAAYAAPLQPERTPALGSRGGASSRVLSPGAGPDAVSTPVSTGPGIGAR, from the coding sequence ATGTCTGACGCGGCGCGCGGTCAACTCCATACGCGGGTCCACGACGTCGTCGTCGGCCATGCTCCACCCGGCACCGAGGCGCCCGATATCCGGCTCAAGCCGCTGCTGCTGACCGGCCTGTTCATCGTCGTCTTCACCGCCGTCACCATCGGCGGGCTTCGGTACTACTATAACCGCCAGGGCCTCGGCCCCCTGGTTCAGACGGCGCGGATGTTTCCGGCGCCCCGGCTTCAGCAGAGCCCAGCGGCCGACCTCGCGGCAATGCTCAGGGATCAGCGGGCCAAGCTCGACGGTTACGCCTGGATCGACCGCGCGAACGGGATCGCCCGGATGCCGATCGAGGAGGCGATGCGACGCCTCGCGGAGCGCGGCAACGCGGCCTACGCGGCCCCTCTCCAGCCGGAGCGTACGCCCGCGCTCGGCAGCCGCGGCGGTGCGTCGAGCCGCGTTCTCTCGCCCGGCGCCGGGCCGGACGCGGTCAGCACGCCCGTGAGCACCGGACCGGGGATAGGCGCGCGCTGA
- a CDS encoding conserved protein of unknown function; putative membrane protein (Evidence 4 : Unknown function but conserved in other organisms), translating into MSDALSRGWLLAWIVWSAVPFGALVLVMIHRVTGGRWGEVLAPVLRPATALVPLAAVTFLGVALGLHADYPWAAGTGAKPDVLRLYLDPTLFLVRAAVTLLGWSVLGALFLSGRAGTLVAALGLTFYGLTISLVSVDWILSVEPGFNASAFPADVALHQILAALAFAALVSPPSLDARGASDLAGLMLATLLGVIYLELMSYIVAWYGDLPPKAAWYLKRGASPWGGVLVASPIIGGILPFLALLFSAVRNSPALMRGVGLLVLVGVAVHFAWLVLPAYGDEAGSAAAAAVVALAVLVLLSRFASRLIIRRAGWLRHV; encoded by the coding sequence GTGAGCGATGCCCTGTCCCGCGGCTGGCTGCTGGCCTGGATCGTCTGGAGCGCGGTGCCTTTCGGTGCCCTCGTCCTCGTGATGATCCATAGGGTGACCGGTGGGCGCTGGGGCGAGGTTCTCGCTCCGGTGCTGCGGCCGGCGACCGCCCTCGTGCCGCTCGCCGCCGTCACCTTCCTTGGTGTCGCCCTCGGGCTTCACGCCGACTATCCCTGGGCCGCGGGCACCGGCGCCAAGCCGGACGTGCTGCGCCTCTACCTCGATCCGACGCTGTTTCTCGTCCGTGCGGCCGTGACGCTGCTCGGCTGGTCGGTGCTCGGAGCGTTGTTCCTGTCCGGACGCGCCGGCACGCTCGTCGCCGCCCTTGGTCTCACCTTCTACGGCCTGACCATCAGCCTCGTCTCCGTCGACTGGATTCTCTCGGTCGAGCCCGGCTTCAACGCCTCGGCCTTTCCCGCTGACGTCGCGCTCCACCAGATCCTCGCGGCGCTCGCCTTCGCCGCTCTGGTGAGTCCGCCGAGCCTCGACGCGCGCGGCGCCTCCGACCTCGCGGGCCTTATGCTCGCGACGCTCCTCGGCGTGATTTACCTCGAGCTGATGTCCTACATCGTGGCGTGGTACGGCGACCTTCCGCCCAAGGCGGCGTGGTATCTCAAGCGCGGCGCGAGCCCCTGGGGCGGCGTCCTCGTAGCGAGCCCGATCATCGGCGGGATCTTGCCCTTCCTCGCCCTGCTGTTCTCGGCCGTGCGGAACAGTCCGGCGCTGATGCGCGGCGTCGGCCTGCTCGTGCTGGTCGGCGTGGCGGTACACTTCGCCTGGCTCGTTCTCCCGGCTTACGGCGACGAGGCCGGCTCCGCCGCCGCGGCGGCCGTGGTCGCGCTCGCCGTGCTGGTGCTTCTGTCCCGCTTCGCCTCCCGGCTCATCATCCGGCGTGCCGGGTGGCTTCGTCATGTCTGA
- a CDS encoding putative cytochrome c family protein (Evidence 3 : Putative function from multiple computational evidences; Product type c : carrier) has translation MRRALPLLLPLLAALGACEDQSMRQQARYEVYGKAPLFPDHAEARRPPEGTVAIGALERETGLREPPPVDAALLERGRQRYDAICTPCHGYTGHGDGMVVQRGFPAPPSYHDDRLRAAPAAYFVDVITRGYGVMYAYANRVEPRDRWAIAAYIRALQLSQGARVAEAPGLAEKLP, from the coding sequence GTGAGGCGCGCCCTCCCCCTGCTGCTGCCGCTGCTGGCCGCCCTCGGCGCCTGCGAGGATCAGTCGATGCGCCAGCAGGCGCGTTACGAGGTCTACGGCAAAGCCCCGCTCTTCCCCGATCACGCGGAGGCGCGGCGTCCGCCGGAGGGCACGGTCGCGATCGGCGCGCTCGAACGCGAGACCGGCCTGCGCGAGCCGCCGCCCGTAGATGCGGCGCTGCTGGAGCGCGGTCGCCAGCGCTACGACGCGATCTGCACGCCCTGCCACGGCTATACCGGCCACGGCGACGGCATGGTGGTGCAGCGCGGCTTTCCCGCCCCGCCTTCCTATCACGACGACCGCCTGCGGGCGGCGCCGGCCGCCTACTTCGTCGATGTCATCACCCGCGGTTACGGTGTGATGTACGCCTACGCCAACCGAGTCGAGCCGCGCGACCGCTGGGCCATCGCCGCCTATATCCGCGCGTTGCAGCTCTCGCAGGGCGCCCGCGTCGCCGAGGCGCCCGGTCTCGCGGAGAAGCTGCCGTGA
- a CDS encoding conserved protein of unknown function (Evidence 4 : Unknown function but conserved in other organisms) — protein sequence MSAPLLAEFDNPDALVRAMRLAAADGHRALDAFTPFPVPDLTNAFAPPRNLVRPVMALAGFGAAAAMYALQWYSSVIDYPLNTGGRPLHSWPVFLLVPFEFGVLIAAITGLIALFWSCGLPRLHHPLFAIPQFERASQDRFLLLVASKDTDATALRESLERAGALLVAEMHP from the coding sequence ATGAGCGCCCCGCTGCTCGCCGAGTTCGACAACCCCGACGCGCTGGTGCGGGCGATGCGGCTCGCCGCCGCCGACGGCCACCGCGCGCTCGACGCCTTCACGCCCTTCCCGGTGCCGGATCTCACGAACGCTTTCGCGCCGCCACGCAACCTCGTGCGGCCGGTGATGGCTTTGGCAGGCTTCGGCGCGGCGGCGGCGATGTACGCCCTGCAATGGTACTCCTCCGTGATTGATTACCCGTTGAACACCGGCGGGCGTCCGCTGCATTCCTGGCCGGTCTTCCTGCTGGTGCCGTTCGAATTCGGCGTGCTGATCGCGGCCATCACGGGCCTCATCGCCCTGTTCTGGAGCTGCGGGTTGCCGCGCCTGCACCATCCGCTCTTCGCGATCCCGCAATTCGAGCGCGCGAGCCAGGACCGCTTCCTGCTCCTCGTCGCGTCGAAGGACACCGACGCGACGGCGCTTCGCGAGAGCCTGGAGCGGGCCGGGGCCCTCCTCGTCGCGGAGATGCACCCGTGA
- a CDS encoding Polysulphide reductase, NrfD (Evidence 2b : Function from indirect experimental evidences (e.g. phenotypes); Product type e : enzyme), whose amino-acid sequence MSGHAQPHHWIARERLGYGEICAAVADPIQRRRPGRAWVIAFLGVLPLVLATVIAIGAVLTVGIGLSGVNTTVVWGFSIANYVWWIGIGNAGTLISSMLLLTRQHWRASINRFAEAMTLFAAAIAGIFPIIHLGRPLYSYWLAPYPNTMDLWPQWRSALVWDFWAILSYLLFSLIFWFTGLLPDLATMRDRAQSRFGRRLYGALALGWRGSARHWAVYETFHKTMAALAVPLVCSVHSIVGLDFAASLMPGWQESIFPPYFVVGAMYSGFAMVVVLAIIIRWGLNLQAVITPAHFDAMAKVMLFASIVMTFSYATEWFMGWYGGDHADRAVIAYFFTGDYRWLYYSLLFCNCLVPQALWFARVRLNLWALAIISIVINLGMWLERILIVWNTLSHGHAVSLWRTYHVSFYDVVILIAPLGLFAFGFLVLARIFPIVSIHEVSQLAHDEGAARGGTA is encoded by the coding sequence GTGAGCGGGCATGCCCAGCCCCATCACTGGATCGCCCGCGAGCGTCTCGGCTACGGCGAGATCTGCGCCGCGGTCGCCGATCCGATCCAGAGGCGCCGGCCGGGACGGGCCTGGGTCATCGCCTTCCTCGGCGTGCTGCCGCTCGTGCTCGCCACAGTGATCGCCATCGGCGCAGTGCTCACCGTCGGCATCGGCCTCTCGGGGGTGAACACCACGGTGGTGTGGGGCTTCTCGATCGCCAACTACGTCTGGTGGATCGGCATCGGCAATGCCGGAACGCTGATCTCCTCGATGCTGCTGCTGACGCGCCAGCACTGGCGCGCCTCGATCAATCGCTTCGCCGAGGCGATGACGCTGTTCGCGGCCGCCATCGCCGGCATCTTCCCGATCATCCATCTCGGGCGGCCGCTCTACTCGTATTGGCTCGCCCCCTACCCCAACACCATGGATCTCTGGCCGCAATGGCGCTCGGCGCTGGTCTGGGATTTCTGGGCGATCCTCAGCTACCTTCTGTTCTCCCTGATCTTCTGGTTCACCGGCCTGCTGCCCGACCTCGCGACCATGCGCGACCGGGCGCAGTCGCGCTTCGGACGGCGGCTCTACGGTGCGCTGGCGCTGGGCTGGCGCGGCTCGGCGCGGCATTGGGCGGTCTACGAGACCTTTCACAAGACCATGGCGGCTTTGGCCGTCCCGCTGGTCTGCTCCGTCCACTCCATCGTCGGCCTCGACTTCGCCGCGAGCCTGATGCCCGGCTGGCAGGAATCGATCTTCCCGCCCTACTTCGTCGTCGGAGCCATGTATTCGGGCTTCGCCATGGTGGTGGTGCTGGCCATCATCATCCGCTGGGGCCTGAACCTCCAGGCGGTGATCACCCCGGCCCATTTCGACGCCATGGCGAAGGTGATGCTGTTCGCCTCGATCGTCATGACCTTCTCCTACGCCACGGAGTGGTTCATGGGCTGGTACGGCGGCGATCACGCCGACCGCGCCGTGATCGCCTACTTCTTCACCGGCGACTATCGCTGGCTCTACTACAGCCTGTTGTTCTGCAACTGCCTCGTGCCGCAGGCGCTCTGGTTCGCCCGGGTGCGCCTCAACCTGTGGGCGCTCGCGATCATCTCGATCGTGATCAATCTCGGCATGTGGCTGGAGCGCATTCTGATCGTCTGGAACACGCTCTCGCATGGCCACGCCGTGAGCCTGTGGCGGACCTATCACGTCAGCTTCTACGACGTGGTGATCCTGATCGCGCCGCTCGGGCTGTTCGCCTTCGGCTTCCTCGTGCTGGCGCGGATCTTCCCCATCGTCTCCATCCACGAGGTCAGCCAGCTCGCCCACGATGAGGGCGCGGCGCGAGGGGGAACGGCATGA
- a CDS encoding putative 4Fe-4S ferredoxin, iron-sulfur binding (Evidence 3 : Putative function from multiple computational evidences; Product type c : carrier) encodes MPPLTPPSRREALRLLGAGITLAAGGCSKPVEEIVPYVRAPEQLLPGVPVRYATTLSLSGWARGAHAIAVDGRPIKIEGNPLHPSSLGATDVFAEAAILDLYDPDRSRTVTERVNGIASWDMFERALSGPLSTVRGERGRGLHLVTGRVTSPTLARQIDALLQALPEAVWHVHEAIDEANAERGAELAFGRPLRALPRLDRAETILCVGADPLGAGPDQTRLARAFAERRRDPARFGRLYVAESALTLTGVKADARRALTPLEQAAILTSVANALGAGLAAPDLPEAARRFAQAAAAELMAHQGRALVLAGPALPPEWHALTHWINARLRAPVDIIAPPDRIEGRSPATLADLAQALDGGSVTCLAILGADPVATAPADLDLARRIARARFSVHAGLHGDETAGATHWHLPLTHELESWSDLRATDGTVSLVQPLLRPLYDGRSLHEILPLFTGRRATSGYALVRETWRERGGADFESWWRRCLHDGVVADSAAPIVDPGEPRLPNLPEIHLAEGLTVELRPDPCLWDGRFANNAWLQECPKPISKQVWGNALALSRAEARRRGLEAGDVVRASAGGRSIEVPVIIESGVAEGVGVLTLGYGRERAGAIGNGIGANAYGLVTQASPWLVTGVDLAKSDQTETILRTQNYVEIEGETKKLFRQIDLAALANAEPKGIGADQPSLLDPWKGDADGHAWAMVIDTDACIGCNACVVACQSENNVPVVGPEEIARGRMMHWLRVDIYDEGSPEAPRAGFQPVPCMHCEHAPCEPVCPVAASVHDGEGLNLQVYNRCVGTRFCEANCPYKVRRFNFFGYADGQPYANLGAESVKAQRNPNVTVRARGVMEKCTYCIQRIATERQAAKRDGREMGAVVTACQSACPTRAIRFGDLAKPGNAITELRKDSRHYALMEELNTRPRTTYLANLRSPNPDLKEDRA; translated from the coding sequence ATGCCACCGCTGACCCCGCCCTCCCGGCGCGAGGCGCTGCGGCTGCTCGGAGCGGGCATCACGCTCGCCGCGGGCGGCTGTTCGAAGCCGGTCGAAGAGATCGTGCCATATGTCCGTGCGCCCGAGCAGCTTCTGCCCGGCGTACCGGTGCGCTACGCCACGACTCTGTCCCTGAGCGGCTGGGCCCGCGGCGCGCACGCCATCGCCGTCGACGGAAGGCCGATCAAGATCGAGGGCAATCCGCTCCATCCCAGCAGCCTGGGGGCGACCGACGTGTTCGCCGAGGCCGCGATCCTCGACCTCTACGATCCCGACCGCTCCCGCACGGTGACCGAGCGCGTCAACGGCATCGCCTCCTGGGACATGTTCGAGCGCGCCCTGAGCGGGCCGCTTTCCACCGTGCGCGGCGAGCGCGGACGGGGCCTGCACCTCGTGACCGGCCGCGTCACCTCGCCGACGCTCGCCCGCCAGATCGATGCCCTGCTGCAGGCCCTGCCGGAGGCGGTCTGGCATGTCCACGAGGCGATCGACGAGGCGAATGCCGAGCGGGGAGCCGAACTCGCCTTCGGCCGCCCCTTGCGGGCCCTGCCGCGGCTCGACCGGGCCGAGACGATCCTGTGCGTCGGCGCCGATCCGCTCGGCGCCGGGCCGGACCAGACCCGCCTCGCGCGCGCCTTCGCCGAGCGCCGCCGCGATCCGGCCCGGTTCGGGCGCCTCTACGTGGCCGAGTCGGCGTTGACGCTCACGGGCGTCAAAGCGGATGCCCGGCGCGCCCTGACGCCGCTCGAACAGGCCGCGATCCTGACGAGCGTCGCCAACGCGCTCGGTGCCGGCTTGGCCGCGCCCGATCTGCCCGAGGCGGCCCGCCGCTTCGCACAGGCGGCCGCCGCCGAGTTGATGGCGCATCAGGGTCGCGCTCTGGTGCTCGCCGGCCCCGCCCTCCCGCCGGAATGGCACGCGCTGACCCACTGGATCAACGCGCGCCTTCGCGCGCCGGTCGATATCATCGCGCCGCCCGACCGGATCGAGGGCCGTAGTCCGGCGACGCTCGCCGATCTTGCCCAAGCGCTCGACGGCGGCAGCGTGACCTGCCTCGCCATCCTCGGCGCGGATCCGGTCGCGACGGCACCGGCCGACCTCGATCTTGCCCGGCGCATCGCCCGCGCCCGCTTCAGCGTCCATGCCGGCTTGCACGGCGACGAAACCGCGGGGGCGACCCACTGGCACCTGCCTCTGACGCACGAGTTGGAGAGCTGGTCGGATCTTCGCGCCACGGATGGCACGGTCAGTCTCGTCCAGCCGCTGCTGCGCCCGCTCTACGATGGGCGCTCGCTCCACGAGATCCTTCCGCTGTTCACCGGCCGCCGCGCGACGTCGGGCTATGCGCTCGTGCGCGAGACGTGGCGGGAGCGCGGCGGCGCCGATTTCGAGAGCTGGTGGCGCCGCTGCCTGCATGACGGCGTCGTTGCCGACAGCGCCGCGCCCATCGTCGATCCCGGCGAGCCGCGCCTGCCGAACCTTCCCGAGATCCACCTGGCCGAGGGGCTGACGGTCGAGCTGCGTCCCGACCCGTGCCTCTGGGACGGGCGCTTTGCCAACAATGCGTGGCTTCAGGAATGCCCGAAGCCGATCTCGAAGCAGGTCTGGGGCAACGCGCTCGCGCTCTCACGCGCGGAAGCCCGGCGGCGCGGGCTCGAGGCCGGCGACGTGGTGCGCGCCAGCGCGGGTGGACGCTCGATCGAGGTGCCGGTCATCATCGAGTCCGGCGTCGCCGAGGGTGTCGGCGTGCTGACACTCGGCTACGGCCGCGAGCGGGCCGGCGCCATCGGCAACGGTATCGGTGCAAACGCCTACGGGCTGGTGACGCAGGCGTCGCCTTGGCTCGTGACCGGCGTCGATCTCGCGAAATCCGACCAAACCGAAACGATCCTGCGGACGCAAAACTACGTCGAGATCGAGGGCGAAACCAAAAAGCTGTTCCGGCAGATCGATCTGGCCGCGCTGGCGAATGCCGAGCCGAAGGGCATCGGCGCGGATCAGCCCTCGCTGCTCGATCCGTGGAAGGGCGATGCCGACGGCCATGCCTGGGCGATGGTGATCGACACCGATGCCTGCATCGGATGCAACGCCTGCGTCGTGGCCTGCCAGTCCGAGAACAACGTGCCCGTGGTCGGCCCGGAAGAGATTGCGCGCGGCCGAATGATGCATTGGCTGCGGGTCGATATCTATGACGAGGGCAGCCCGGAGGCGCCGCGCGCCGGGTTCCAGCCCGTGCCCTGCATGCATTGCGAGCACGCGCCCTGCGAGCCGGTCTGCCCCGTCGCGGCCTCGGTCCATGACGGCGAGGGCCTGAACCTTCAGGTCTACAATCGCTGCGTCGGCACCCGCTTCTGCGAGGCGAACTGCCCTTACAAGGTCCGCCGGTTCAACTTCTTCGGCTATGCCGACGGCCAGCCCTATGCCAATCTCGGCGCGGAATCGGTGAAGGCCCAGCGCAACCCCAACGTCACCGTCCGCGCCCGCGGCGTGATGGAGAAGTGCACCTACTGCATCCAGCGCATCGCCACCGAGCGGCAGGCGGCCAAGCGCGACGGGCGCGAGATGGGCGCGGTCGTCACCGCCTGCCAATCCGCCTGCCCGACGCGGGCGATCCGGTTCGGCGACCTCGCCAAGCCCGGCAACGCCATCACCGAACTGCGCAAGGATTCGCGCCACTACGCGCTGATGGAGGAGCTGAACACCCGCCCGCGCACGACCTACCTCGCCAACCTTCGCTCGCCGAACCCGGATCTGAAGGAGGATCGCGCGTGA
- a CDS encoding putative nitrite reductase, formate-dependent, penta-heme cytochrome c (Evidence 3 : Putative function from multiple computational evidences; Product type c : carrier) — MVQVFHPGADTVARVVLASIGAAPVLAVGLAYALWRSPYATAQDVTREQPIPFSHEHHVGGLGIDCRYCHTSVEKAAFAGIPPTETCMSCHSQEWTNAPMLAPVRQSLAEERPLQWNRVHNLPAYVYFNHSVHVAKGVGCSTCHGEVQTMKLMRQAAPLTMGWCLDCHRDPAPNLRPHEAVFDMNWKPPANQAAFGARFMEERHIKSAERLSECSICHR, encoded by the coding sequence ATGGTTCAGGTATTTCATCCAGGAGCGGATACGGTCGCCCGCGTCGTTCTTGCCTCGATCGGCGCTGCGCCGGTCCTGGCCGTGGGGCTCGCCTACGCGCTTTGGCGCTCGCCCTACGCCACGGCCCAGGACGTGACACGCGAGCAGCCCATTCCCTTCAGCCACGAGCACCATGTCGGTGGGCTCGGGATCGACTGCCGCTACTGCCACACCTCCGTCGAGAAGGCGGCCTTCGCCGGCATTCCTCCCACCGAGACCTGCATGAGCTGCCATTCGCAGGAATGGACCAACGCACCGATGCTTGCGCCCGTGCGCCAGAGCCTCGCCGAGGAGAGACCGCTCCAATGGAACCGCGTTCACAACCTTCCGGCCTATGTCTACTTCAATCATTCCGTGCACGTGGCCAAGGGCGTTGGTTGCTCGACTTGCCACGGCGAAGTCCAGACCATGAAGCTGATGCGGCAGGCCGCGCCGCTCACCATGGGCTGGTGCCTCGACTGCCACCGCGATCCGGCGCCGAACCTGCGTCCGCATGAGGCGGTGTTCGATATGAACTGGAAGCCGCCGGCCAATCAGGCGGCGTTCGGCGCGCGCTTCATGGAGGAGCGCCACATCAAGTCAGCCGAGCGGCTGAGCGAGTGCTCGATATGCCACCGCTGA